The following proteins come from a genomic window of Coffea arabica cultivar ET-39 chromosome 11c, Coffea Arabica ET-39 HiFi, whole genome shotgun sequence:
- the LOC113715341 gene encoding myosin-1 yields MSQKGRVSPSFQSIKSLPVDLRLRGLPNSQHLLEKSGGGIASERNVVNGEVMSDAMEEGVNGNVDVENDESPYSSLSLSAEERPSVGDCLIPESSSVQSTGRSHVESKWTDTKSYSVKKKLQSWFQLPDGNWELGTILSTAGAEVVISLSGEKILKVNSDDLLPANPDILDGVDDLMQLSYLNEPSVLYNLQYRYNRDMIYTKAGPVLVAINPFKKVPLYGNNFIEAYRVKTTDSPHVYAITDTAMREMIRDEVNQSIIISGESGAGKTETAKIAMQYLAALGGGSGIEYEILKTNPILEAFGNAKTLRNDNSSRFGKLIEIHFSETGKIAGANIQTFLLEKSRVVQCTEGERSYHIFYQLCRGAPKSLREKLYLRNWDEYKYLSQSNCHAISGVDDAEQFRVVQEALDVVHVSKTDQESVFAMLSAVLWLGNISFTVLDNENHVEPVEDEGLVNVATLIGCGIAELKLALSTRKMKVRNDIIVQNLTLSQAIDTRDALAKSIYSCLFDWLVEQINKSLAVGKRRTGRSISILDIYGFESFERNSFEQFCINYANERLQQHFNRHLFKLEQEEYIQDGIDWAKVDFEDNQDCLNLFEKKPLGLLSLLDEESTFPNGTDMTFANKLKQHLKANSCFRGERDNAFSVCHYAGEVTYDTTGFLEKNRDLLHLDSIQLLSSCTCHLPQIFASIMLTQSEKPVVGPLHKSGGVESQKFSVATKFKGQLFQLMHRLENTTPHFIRCIKPNNLQSPGVYDQKLVLQQLRCCGVLEVVRISRSGFPTRMSHQKFARRYGFLLLDHVASQDPLSVSVAILHQFNILPEMYQVGYTKLFFRTGQIGVLEDTRNRTLHGILRVQSCFRGYQARCHIRNLRRGIATLQSFIRGEKARKEYAILLERHRAAVCIQKQVKARHTTKRFKNVSDASILIQSVIRGWLVRRCSGDIGLLQFGSEKDNGSEDVLVKSSYLAELQRRVLKAEAALREKEEENDILHQRLQQYENRWSEYELKMKSMEEVWQKQMRSLQSSLSIAKKSLALDDSHRNSDASVNASDDRETSWDAGSNFRVSDSNGMRPMNAGLSVISRLAEEFEQRSQVFGDDAKFLVEVKSGQAEANLDPDRELRRLKQMFEAWKKDYGSRLRETKVILHKLGSDEGSGDKGRKKWWGRRNSSRIN; encoded by the exons ATGTCCCAGAAAGGCCGTGTTTCGCCTTCTTTTCAGTCAATCAAATCGTTGCCTGTGGATTTAAGGTTGAGGGGTTTACCAAATTCTCAGcatttattagaaaaatcaggTGGCGGAATTGCGTCTGAGAGGAATGTGGTGAATGGTGAAGTAATGAGTGATGCCATGGAGGAGGGTGTCAATGGCAATGTTGATGTCGAAAATGATGAATCACCATATAGTAGTTTGAGTTTATCAGCTGAAGAAAGGCCTTCTGTTGGTGATTGTTTGATTCCAGAGAGTTCATCTGTTCAATCTACTGGCCGTTCTCATGTTGAGTCTAAATGGACTGACACCAAATCGTATTCAGTCAAGAAG AAACTCCAATCATGGTTTCAACTTCCTGATGGGAACTGGGAACTTGGAACAATTCTTTCAACAGCAGGGGCTGAAGTTGTGATATCGTTATCTGGAGAAAAA ATTTTGAAAGTGAACTCTGATGATCTGTTACCAGCAAATCCTGATATCCTTGATGGTGTTGATGATCTTATGCAACTTAGTTACTTAAACGAACCATCAGTTCTATACAATCTTCAGTACAGATACAATCGAGATATGATCTAT ACAAAAGCAGGGCCAGTCCTGGTTGCCATCAATCCCTTCAAGAAAGTTCCACTCTACGGAAATAATTTTATTGAAGCATACAGGGTTAAAACCACTGATAGCCCACATGTATATGCAATCACAGACACAGCCATGAGGGAAATGATTCGAG ATGAAGTCAACCAATCAATTATCATAAG TGGGGAAAGTGGAGCTGGTAAAACAGAGACAGCAAAAATAGCAATGCAGTATTTGGCTGCATTAGGAGGTGGAAGTGGGATAGAGTATGAGATATTGAAAACAAATCCAATACTGGAAGCCTTTGGTAATGCAAAAACACTAAGGAATGACAACTCAAGTCGATTT GGGAAGCTGATTGAAATTCACTTCAGTGAAACTGGAAAAATAGCTGGTGCCAATATTCAAACTT TTTTACTAGAAAAG TCCAGGGTGGTCCAGTGCACAGAAGGAGAAAGGTCATACCATATTTTTTATCAGCTCTGTAGGGGAGCTCCAAAGAGCCTTAGAG AGAAATTGTATTTAAGAAATTGGGACGAATATAAGTATTTGAGTCAGAGCAATTGCCATGCCATTTCTGGGGTTGATGATGCTGAACAATTTCGTGTTGTGCAG GAAGCTCTTGATGTTGTTCATGTTAGCAaaacagaccaagaaagtgtaTTTGCAATGCTTTCTGCTGTTTTATGGCTGGGAAATATCTCCTTTACTGTTCTTGATAACGAAAATCACGTGGAACCTGTAGAAGATGAAG GTCTAGTTAATGTTGCAACCTTAATTGGTTGTGGGATCGCAGAACTAAAGCTGGCGTTGTCAACTCGGAAAATGAAAGTGCGGAATGACATCATAGTTCAAAACCTAACTCTATCACAG GCCATTGACACAAGAGACGCCTTAGCAAAATCGATTTACTCTTGTTTGTTTGACTGGCTGGTGGAGCAAATTAACAAATCTCTTGCAGTTGGCAAACGTCGGACTGGAAGATCAATCAGCATCCTTGATATATACGGATTTGAATCATTTGAA AGGAATAGTTTTGAGCAGTTCTGCATCAACTATGCCAACGAAAGGCTGCAGCAGCACTTTAATCGTCACTTATTTAAGTTGGAGCAAGAG GAATATATTCAAGATGGCATTGATTGGGCAAAAGTTGATTTCGAAGACAACCAAGATTGCCTGAATCTTTTTGAGAAG AAACCATTGGGTCTGTTGTCTTTGCTAGATGAGGAGTCTACTTTCCCGAATGGGACAGACATGACTTTTGCCAACAAGCTCAAGCAGCATCTAAAAGCAAATTCTTGTTTTCGAGGTGAACGAGACAATGCCTTTTCTGTATGCCATTATGCAGGAGAG GTCACATATGATACAACTGGATTTCTGGAGAAGAACCGAGACTTGTTACACTTGGACTCTATTCAACTTCTATCTTCTTGCACATGCCATCTTCCTCAAATATTTGCTTCAATCATGCTTACTCAATCAGAGAAGCCTGTAGTTGGTCCATTGCATAAATCTGGCGGAGTTGAGTCTCAAAAGTTTAGTGTTGCCACAAAGTTTAAG GGCCAATTATTCCAACTGATGCACCGTCTTGAGAACACCACCCCACATTTCATACGCTGTATCAAGCCCAATAATTTGCAATCTCCGGGGGTTTAtgatcaaaaactagttttgcagCAACTGCGATGCTGTGGAGTCTTGGAAGTGGTTCGAATATCTAGATCTGGTTTCCCTACCAGAATGTCTCATCAAAAGTTCGCTAGAAG GTATGGTTTTCTTCTTTTAGACCATGTTGCATCACAAGATCCGCTTAGTGTTTCAGTTGCGATTCTTCATCAGTTCAATATTCTACCAGAGATGTATCAAGTTGGCTACACAAAGTTGTTCTTCCGTACTGGACAG ATAGGAGTCCTTGAGGACACAAGAAATCGTACTCTCCATGGTATCTTGCGCGTTCAAAGCTGCTTTAGAGGTTATCAAGCTCGTTGCCATATTAGGAATCTGAGGAGAGGAATTGCCACTCTGCAGTCTT TTATTCGTGGTGAGAAAGCTAGGAAAGAGTATGCTATCCTATTGGAGAGGCATAGAGCTGCTGTGTGTATACAGAAGCAAGTAAAAGCCAGGCATACTACAAAAAGATTTAAAAATGTTTCTGATGCATCAATTTTAATCCAATCAG TTATTCGTGGCTGGTTGGTTAGAAGATGCTCAGGAGACATAGGGCTACTACAGTTTGGATCAGAAAAG GATAATGGGTCAGAAGACGTCTTAGTTAAGTCATCATATCTTGCTGAACTACAGCGCAGGGTTCTTAAAGCTGAAGCTGCTCTGAGggagaaggaggaggagaatGACATACTTCACCAACGGCTCCAACAATATGAGAATCGGTGGTCTGAATATGAGTTGAAAATGAAGTCCATGGAAGAAGTATGGCAGAAGCAAATGAGATCCCTGCAGTCCAGCCTTTCAATCGCAAAGAAAAGCCTGGCTCTTGATGATTCCCACAGgaattctgatgcatctgtaAATGCAAGTGATGACAGGGAGACTAGTTGGGACGCTGGAAGCAACTTTAGGGTTTCTGACAGCAATGGGATGAGACCAATGAATGCAGGTCTAAGTGTGATTAGCCGATTAGCTGAAGAGTTTGAGCAAAGAAGTCAAGTGTTTGGTGACGATGCCAAATTTTTGGTGGAAGTAAAATCAGGTCAAGCTGAGGCAAATCTGGACCCTGATCGTGAGCTTAGAAGATTAAAACAGATGTTTGAGGCTTGGAAGAAGGATTACGGGTCAAGACTGCGGGAAACAAAGGTGATTCTTCACAAACTTGGAAGTGACGAGGGGTCTGGGGACAAGGGAAGGAAAAAATGGTGGGGAAGGAGGAACAGCTCAAGGATAAATTGA